A window of the Lactuca sativa cultivar Salinas chromosome 5, Lsat_Salinas_v11, whole genome shotgun sequence genome harbors these coding sequences:
- the LOC111883573 gene encoding CASP-like protein 2D1, whose product MMILGENVNTLKVIDSSLRLFVVPLSLGSMWLTLTNHQNNEMYGKIEFSNLKGLKFLVSISAISAAYAVVAVVSSWVKNLMNKAWIFFVCDQVVAYLMVASGGSFGEIVYLAYNGNPKVTWSEACSSYGRFCGRLNLILALHLIALLCFFLLSLISAFRVFTRFEPPLSSKEVEDERT is encoded by the exons ATGATGATTCTTGGTGAAAATGTGAATACCCTTAAAGTTATAGATTCCTCGTTAAGGTTGTTTGTGGTTCCTCTAAGTCTTGGTTCTAtgtggttgactttgaccaatcaTCAAAACAATGAAATGTATGGCAAAATAGAGTTCAGTAATCTCAAGGGTCTCAA ATTCTTGGTCAGCATTAGTGCAATTTCTGCTGCGTATGCTGTGGTTGCTGTTGTTTCTTCATGGGTCAAGAACTTGATGAACAAAGCTTGGATCTTTTTTGTTTGCGATCAG GTGGTGGCATATTTGATGGTGGCAAGTGGTGGTAGCTTTGGGGAGATAGTGTATTTGGCATACAATGGCAACCCAAAGGTGACATGGAGTGAAGCATGTTCTTCATATGGAAGATTTTGTGGGAGATTAAATCTCATTTTGGCTCTTCATCTTATTGCTTTGCTTTGTTTCTTTCTACTTTCTTTGATTTCggcttttagggttttcacaAGATTTGAACCTCCTCTTTCTTCCAAAGAAGTTGAAGATGAAAGGACCTAG